In Physeter macrocephalus isolate SW-GA unplaced genomic scaffold, ASM283717v5 random_1400, whole genome shotgun sequence, the sequence CGTGCGAGTGTCTAACGGGAGCCCGAGCCTGGAGCGGATGGACGCCAGACAGGCGGAGTATCCCAAGCCCTCGGCCTGCAGAAACCTCTTCGGCCCGGTCAATCACGAAGAGTTAACCCGGGACTTGGAGAAGCACTGCAGAGACATGGAAGAGGCCAGCCAGCGCAAGTGGAATTTTGATTTTCAGAATCACAAGCCCCTGGAGGGCAAATACGAGTGGCAAGAGGTGGAAAAGGGCAACTTGCCCGAGTTCTACTACAGACCCCCGCGGCCACCCAAAGGCGCCTGCAAGGTGCCGGCGCAGGA encodes:
- the CDKN1B gene encoding cyclin-dependent kinase inhibitor 1B, translated to MSNVRVSNGSPSLERMDARQAEYPKPSACRNLFGPVNHEELTRDLEKHCRDMEEASQRKWNFDFQNHKPLEGKYEWQEVEKGNLPEFYYRPPRPPKGACKVPAQEGQDVSGTRQAVPLIGSQANSEDTHLVDQKTDAPDSQTGLAEQCTGIRKRPATDDSSPQNKRANRTEENVSDGSPNAGSVEQTPKKPGLRRRQT